The Megalopta genalis isolate 19385.01 chromosome 9, iyMegGena1_principal, whole genome shotgun sequence genome includes a window with the following:
- the LOC117224630 gene encoding uncharacterized protein LOC117224630 translates to MSDESEYDVEPEEFNIYKRKYQLLLDRCEVLQQENERLVYRVQRVRKLLKRTRKEKKFLIDRLDQHGDRWREAPMGVLEENNVFQATSKQEKGSKASGHNSKDERTKKGTKRKGAKTDPNAPKRPANPFFQFCQEQRPRVMERLAGEPEPSKQELTRQLATTWKSLSSEDKKVYYDMYERSKEKYVAEMQIYNKKSEDTPNQMSLNIT, encoded by the exons ATGTCAGACGAATCTGAATACGACGTAGAACCGGAAGAATTTAATATCTACAAACGAAAGTATCAATTACTACTAGATAGATGTGAAGTTCTGCAGCAG GAGAATGAAAGGTTGGTTTATCGAGTTCAAAGGGTAAGGAAACTTCTCAAACGCACAAGAAAGGAAAAAAA ATTTTTAATTGATCGTTTGGATCAGCACGGTGATCGCTGGCGTGAAGCACCTATGGGAGTTCTCGaagaaaataatgtttttcaaGCTACGTCGAAGCAAGAGAAAGGCAGTAAGGCCTCTGGTCATAATTCTAAAGATGAGAGAACAAAGAAAGGAACAAAAAGGAAAGGTGCGAAAACTGACCCAAACGCGCCAAAGAGACCAGCGAACCCATTTTTCCAATTCTGTCAAGAACAAAGGCCTCGCGTGATGGAACGCTTAGCTGGAGAACCTGAACCGAGCAAGCAAGAACTTACTAGGCAACTTGCGACCACTTGGAAATCTCTAAGTTCGGAAGATAAGAAA GTATATTATGACATGTACGAACGATCCAAAGAGAAATATGTTGCCGAAAtgcaaatttataataaaaagtcGGAAGACACACCAAATCAAATGTCTTTAAATATAACATAG
- the LOC117224628 gene encoding hydroxyacylglutathione hydrolase, mitochondrial isoform X4, translating to MLRRLCSASIFRATTARTLFSASHTLSALIQQPNMKVRILPALQDNYMYLIIDEATQEAAIVDPVDPEAVLSVVKESNVNLTKVLTTHHHWDHAGGNEKLCKQMSNLQVYGGDDRIGALTNKVKHDDTFNIGGLKVQCLATPCHTTGHICYYITGNQDPPAVFTGDTLFAGGCGAFFEGTAEQMYKALIQILGSLPNETKVYCGHEYTENNLKFGKHVEPQNEAIIQKIESVRIQRENFHPSVPSTILEEKLTNPFMRVHEQSVMDHAKQIDPIKTMASLRREKNSFKA from the exons CTAGAACCCTTTTTTCTGCATCGCATACACTTTCCGCCTTAATTCAACAGCCTAATATGAAGGTTCGAATATTGCCAGCGCTTCAAGATAATTATATGTATCTT ATTATCGATGAAGCAACACAGGAAGCTGCAATTGTTGACCCGGTAGATCCTGAAGCTGTTTTGTCCGTTGTTAAAGAAAGTAACGTCAATTTGACAAAAGTTCTAACAACCCATCATCATTGGGATCATGCTGGAGGAAATGAGAAATTATGTAAACAAATGAGTAACTTGCAAGTATATGGAGGCGACGATAGAATCGGAGCATTGACGAACAAAGTGAAACATGATGATACTTTCAATATCGGAGGACTTAAAGTCCAATGCCTTGCAACGCCGTGtcatactactggacatatctGTTATTATATTACAGGAAATCAAGATCCTCCTGCAGTATTCACTG GAGATACACTTTTTGCTGGTGGTTGCGGTGCATTTTTTGAAGGTACTGCGGAACAAATGTATAAAGCACTCATACAGATTTTGGGATCATTACCAAATGAAACT AAAGTATATTGCGGCCACGAGTACACGGAAAATAACTTAAAATTTGGAAAACATGTAGAACCACAAAATGAAGCGATTATTCAAAAGATAGAATCAGTTCGTATTCAGCGTGAAAATTTTCATCCTTCCGTACCTAGTACTATTTTAGAAGAAAAATTGACAAATCCATTTATGAGGGTGCACGAACAGTCGGTAAtggaccatgcgaaacaaatagatccAATTAAGACAATGGCATCTCTTAGAAGAGAGAAAAATTCTTTCAAAGCATAA
- the LOC117224628 gene encoding hydroxyacylglutathione hydrolase, mitochondrial isoform X5 — translation MKVRILPALQDNYMYLIIDEATQEAAIVDPVDPEAVLSVVKESNVNLTKVLTTHHHWDHAGGNEKLCKQMSNLQVYGGDDRIGALTNKVKHDDTFNIGGLKVQCLATPCHTTGHICYYITGNQDPPAVFTGDTLFAGGCGAFFEGTAEQMYKALIQILGSLPNETKVYCGHEYTENNLKFGKHVEPQNEAIIQKIESVRIQRENFHPSVPSTILEEKLTNPFMRVHEQSVMDHAKQIDPIKTMASLRREKNSFKA, via the exons ATGAAGGTTCGAATATTGCCAGCGCTTCAAGATAATTATATGTATCTT ATTATCGATGAAGCAACACAGGAAGCTGCAATTGTTGACCCGGTAGATCCTGAAGCTGTTTTGTCCGTTGTTAAAGAAAGTAACGTCAATTTGACAAAAGTTCTAACAACCCATCATCATTGGGATCATGCTGGAGGAAATGAGAAATTATGTAAACAAATGAGTAACTTGCAAGTATATGGAGGCGACGATAGAATCGGAGCATTGACGAACAAAGTGAAACATGATGATACTTTCAATATCGGAGGACTTAAAGTCCAATGCCTTGCAACGCCGTGtcatactactggacatatctGTTATTATATTACAGGAAATCAAGATCCTCCTGCAGTATTCACTG GAGATACACTTTTTGCTGGTGGTTGCGGTGCATTTTTTGAAGGTACTGCGGAACAAATGTATAAAGCACTCATACAGATTTTGGGATCATTACCAAATGAAACT AAAGTATATTGCGGCCACGAGTACACGGAAAATAACTTAAAATTTGGAAAACATGTAGAACCACAAAATGAAGCGATTATTCAAAAGATAGAATCAGTTCGTATTCAGCGTGAAAATTTTCATCCTTCCGTACCTAGTACTATTTTAGAAGAAAAATTGACAAATCCATTTATGAGGGTGCACGAACAGTCGGTAAtggaccatgcgaaacaaatagatccAATTAAGACAATGGCATCTCTTAGAAGAGAGAAAAATTCTTTCAAAGCATAA
- the LOC117224628 gene encoding hydroxyacylglutathione hydrolase, mitochondrial isoform X3, which translates to MLKALFHASPWLENTLTSLYFRARTLFSASHTLSALIQQPNMKVRILPALQDNYMYLIIDEATQEAAIVDPVDPEAVLSVVKESNVNLTKVLTTHHHWDHAGGNEKLCKQMSNLQVYGGDDRIGALTNKVKHDDTFNIGGLKVQCLATPCHTTGHICYYITGNQDPPAVFTGDTLFAGGCGAFFEGTAEQMYKALIQILGSLPNETKVYCGHEYTENNLKFGKHVEPQNEAIIQKIESVRIQRENFHPSVPSTILEEKLTNPFMRVHEQSVMDHAKQIDPIKTMASLRREKNSFKA; encoded by the exons CTAGAACCCTTTTTTCTGCATCGCATACACTTTCCGCCTTAATTCAACAGCCTAATATGAAGGTTCGAATATTGCCAGCGCTTCAAGATAATTATATGTATCTT ATTATCGATGAAGCAACACAGGAAGCTGCAATTGTTGACCCGGTAGATCCTGAAGCTGTTTTGTCCGTTGTTAAAGAAAGTAACGTCAATTTGACAAAAGTTCTAACAACCCATCATCATTGGGATCATGCTGGAGGAAATGAGAAATTATGTAAACAAATGAGTAACTTGCAAGTATATGGAGGCGACGATAGAATCGGAGCATTGACGAACAAAGTGAAACATGATGATACTTTCAATATCGGAGGACTTAAAGTCCAATGCCTTGCAACGCCGTGtcatactactggacatatctGTTATTATATTACAGGAAATCAAGATCCTCCTGCAGTATTCACTG GAGATACACTTTTTGCTGGTGGTTGCGGTGCATTTTTTGAAGGTACTGCGGAACAAATGTATAAAGCACTCATACAGATTTTGGGATCATTACCAAATGAAACT AAAGTATATTGCGGCCACGAGTACACGGAAAATAACTTAAAATTTGGAAAACATGTAGAACCACAAAATGAAGCGATTATTCAAAAGATAGAATCAGTTCGTATTCAGCGTGAAAATTTTCATCCTTCCGTACCTAGTACTATTTTAGAAGAAAAATTGACAAATCCATTTATGAGGGTGCACGAACAGTCGGTAAtggaccatgcgaaacaaatagatccAATTAAGACAATGGCATCTCTTAGAAGAGAGAAAAATTCTTTCAAAGCATAA